In the Oryzias latipes chromosome 9, ASM223467v1 genome, one interval contains:
- the cep120 gene encoding centrosomal protein of 120 kDa, translating into MAAKTDQLLIVVSILEGRQFPKSPRLSLEVQASFDGEQLSTDPVEHREQPQFCTELAWELDRRTLHQHRLQRTPIKLQCFTLDPTSKKRENVGYIILDLRSVQEAKREPRWYPLLSSKYTKQRPALLLSLMLESDSKAPQSSPDRFKAKKAPPRQDSSLVTGLLPDKLEAVLVSDQGYHQVGPPDRCTDMFVLSVTLAFASRLEQLVPSSMKLPAADSCFFFYYSLLGNDITSEPFHNLLSPDFEPERASVRIRSIKQILQAFLCQQPSIQVHLCCRNHSLGSTDVSLSALAAVSVDLERSAATVEGVFVLRPPKRTKLPTLPADLQPTVGVAVTLRREELPVQSAEMPPSPPAERRHQSSSSVQKPPDRSLPPPLPPLSSRTESEAESLQEELQREQDGAAGPAAYTEAAPPKAPPAASAEGGASSVSVSAPKVSIPSSAHHYCFSLDLHSLGKLSLPHPISAMLRYSYQFFGSAAPIMSNPPVDLQRNMEAALPQSYCAFNFAALPQQLQNTFLRIPLVVELWHKGTTSSDELIGRASIQLSHLLSSEKTRFTGPTGDPSWRQIYQDRIAVVHVERPTEKVAELSYVATLEDLGFIKAKQVEVLDSSENEVPMQTAPPSVPPALRPAAPNASQGPAAPRDTLEYRTALELELWKEEQEDLFDDQLRMKELRHMQALAEEWRRRDAEREALVQKKEAEYNRLEERLQKTLSELERREKELAEAELQTQRLQRELRAEHELTQRELQESSRRLQRECDHRVALEKEKVQLMEEERVRLLQQIADGESRFKQLEKEFQLFREQQNLRPEFRLQSENNLLTLEKVELERKLESTTKSKLHYKQQWGRALKELARIKQREQENAMTRLKKQQAELEALRLRYLATEEKEAVRQDRQELENIRNELNSLKKQDEKLGPASSEPDPSHSLNESAEEHLSRLLEERDTLLRTGVYTHEDRIIAELNRQIQEAMRDGGKRT; encoded by the exons ATGGCCGCGAAGACAGACCAACTTCTCATTGTTGTGTCCATCCTGGAAG GTCGTCAGTTTCCAAAGAGCCCCCGCCTCAGTCTGGAGGTTCAGGCCAGCTTCGATGGCGAGCAGCTGTCTACGGACCCGGTGGAGCACCGCGAGCAGCCGCAGTTCTGCACCGAGCTGGCGTGGGAGCTGGACCGTCGGACGCTGCACCAGCACAG GCTGCAGAGGACTCCCATCAAGCTCCAGTGTTTCACCCTCGACCCCACCAGTAAGAAGAGGGAGAACGTGGGCTACATCATCCTGGACCTGCGCTCTGTCCAAGAGGCCAAACGG GAGCCGCGCTGGTACCCACTGCTGAGCAGCAAATACACCAAGCAAAGGCCGGCCCTCCTCCTCAGCCTGATGCTCGAAAGCGACTCCAAGGCCCCCCAGTCCTCCCCCGACAGATTTAAGGCAAAGAAGGCCCCGCCCCGACAAG ACTCCTCTTTAGTTACTGGTCTCCTCCCTGACAAGCTGGAGGCGGTGCTGGTCTCAGACCAGGGCTACCATCAGGTGGGACCTCCAGATCGCTGCACGGACATGTTTGTCTTGTCCGTCACCCTGGCCTTCGCCTCCAGGCTGGAGCAG TTGGTTCCGAGCTCCATGAAGCTGCCGGCGGCAGATTCCTGTTTCTTCTTCTACTACTCTTTGCTCGGCAACGACATCACCAGCGAGCCTTTTCACAACCTGCTGAGTCCTGACTTTGAGCCAGAGCGCGCCTCTGTGCGCATCCGCAGCATCAAGCAGATCCTGCAGGCCTTCCTGTGCCAGCAGCCCAGCATACAG GTTCACCTGTGCTGCCGTAATCACTCCCTGGGCAGCACAGACGTGTCTCTCTCGGCTTTGGCTGCAGTTTCTGTCGACCTGGAAAGGTCGGCGGCGACTGTGGAGGGCGTGTTTGTGCTGAGGCCGCCAAAGCGCACCAAGCTACCGACGCTGCCCGCAGACCTGCAGCCCACTGTCGGAGTGGCTGTTACTTTGAGGAGGGAGGAGCTTCCTGTGCAG TCTGCAGAAAtgcctccttctcctccagctgAGCGCCGACACCAGAGCTCCTCCTCAGTCCAGAAACCTCCCGACcgctctcttcctcctcctcttcctccactgTCGTCTCGTACGGAGAGTGAAGCAGAGAGTCTACAGGAGGAGCTCCAAAGGGAGCAGGATGGAGCAGCAG GTCCAGCTGCATATACTGAAGCTGCTCCACCCAAGGCTCCACCTGCAGCATCAGCAGAGGGCGGAGCCTCATCTGTCAGCGTGTCTGCTCCCAAAGTGTCCATTCCCTCCTCCGCTCACCACTATTGCTTCTCTCTGGACCTCCACAGTCTGGGGAAGCTCAGCCTGCCTCATCCCATCTCAGCGATGCTCAG GTATTCGTACCAGTTCTTTGGCAGCGCCGCCCCCATCATGTCAAACCCCCCTGTGGACCTGCAGAGGAACATGGAGGCGGCTTTGCCGCAGTCCTACTGCGCCTTCAACTTTGCTGCTCTGCCTCAGCAGCTGCAGAACACCTTCCTCAG AATTCCTCTGGTGGTGGAGCTCTGGCACAAGGGCACCACTAGCAGCGATGAGCTGATTGGTCGAGCCTCCATTCAGCTATCCCACCTGCTGAGCTCAGAGAAGACCAGGTTCACGGGTCCAACCGGAGATCCGAGCTGGAGGCAGATCTACCAAGACCGGATTGCTGTGGTCCACGTGGAGCG ACCCACAGAGAAGGTCGCAGAGCTGAGCTACGTGGCAACGCTAGAGGACCTCGGCTTCATCAAAGCCAAGCAGGTGGAGGTGTTGGACTCCTCAGAG AATGAAGTTCCAATGCAAACGGCCCCCCCATCTGTTCCACCAGCGCTCAGACCTGCTGCGCCCAACGCCTCACAGGGTCCTGCAGCCCCCAGAGACACCCTGGAGTACCGCACAGCTCTGGAGCTGGAGCTGtggaaggaggagcaggaggaccTGTTTGATGACCAG CTGCGGATGAAGGAGCTGCGACACATGCAGGCGCTGGCAGAGgagtggaggaggagggacgCAGAGCGGGAGGCCCTGGTCCAGAAGAAG GAGGCGGAGTACAACCGGCTTGAGGAGCGGCTCCAGAAGACTCTGTCAGAGCTGGAGAGGAGGGAGAAGGAGCTGGCTGAGGCCGAGCTGCAG ACTCAGCGCCTGCAGAGGGAGCTGCGGGCCGAGCACGAGCTGACCCAGAGGGAGCTGCAGGAGAGCAGCAGGAGGCTGCAGCGCGAGTGCGACCATCGGGTGGCACTGGAGAAGGAGAAGGTCCAACTCATGGAGGAGGAACGGGTCCGGCTGCTGCAGCAG ATTGCAGACGGAGAGTCTCGATTCAAACAGCTGGAGAAAGAGTTTCAGCTCTTCAGGGAGCAGCAGAACCTCAGGCCCGAGTTTAGGCTGCAGTCGGAGAACAACCTGCTCACCCTGGAGAAG GTGGAGCTggagaggaagctggagtccacCACCAAGTCCAAGCTTCACTACAAGCAGCAGTGGGGGCGCGCCTTGAAGGAGCTGGCTCGCATCAAACAG CGGGAACAAGAGAACGCCATGACGCGCCTGAAGAAGCAGCAGGCAGAGCTGGAAGCCCTGAGGCTGCGTTACCTAGCAACGGAGGAGAAGGAGGCGGTCCGACAGGACAGACAGGAGCTGGAGAACATCCGAAATGAGCTCAACAG TTTGAAAAAGCAGGATGAAAAGCTTGGCCCCGCCTCTTCAGAGCCTGACCCCTCCCACAGTCTAAATGAAAGTGCGGAGGAGCACCTAAGCCGCCTCCTGGAGGAGagagacacgctgctgaggacAGGAGTTTACACGCATGAAGACCGGATCATCGCCGAGCTCAACAGACAGATCCAGGAGGCCATGAGGGACGGAGGGAAACGCACCTGA